The window ATTAATAATTTTTACGGTCATGTTTTTTTGAGTAATGTTTTAATAAAATTTCTTTCTCGGCCTAGAATGAACAGGGAAACAATCGCAGCAAGCGTGATTCCAGAAAGGTACATTTGCCAAGTATTAGCGCCAAAATACTCTCGTATTCCGTAAAAGAAAAACACAGTGGAACCAATGGAAATCGCCAAATACAACAACATATTCCCAACTTCATACGGGATGTGGTAATGTTTTCTCCCTAACAAATAGGAAACTATCATCATCAAACCGTAAGCCGCGCAGGTCGTCAATGCACTTGCCATGTACCCAATTATCGGAATGAGCCAGATGTTGAGTCCTATCGTTATTGCTGCTCCCAAAACAGAAATCCACGCGCCATAACTCGTGCGATCCGTTACTTTATACCAGACAGATAGCGTTTGGTAAATACCAAAAAACAGATAGGCCACCAATATTACCGGAACAATATTCAACGCCTCCCAATATTCCTCAGCAATTATGGCTCGCTTAATGACATCCACAAAGACCGTATAGGTTATCAATGCTATAGATCCCAGCACCACAAACATCTTGGTAATCATCGCATAGGTGGCGGTGGCATTTTTACTTTTGGACTCGCTAAAAAAGAAAGGTTCGATACCCAATTTAAAGGCTGTGGCAAACAAAGTCATCCCAACAGCAACTCGATAACAAGCTGTGTAAACACCAACTTGTGCTGTCGCATCATCAATAAGCAGCCATTCCAGCAGGATCTTGTCAAAAGTTTCATTGATCGCAAAGGCTATTCCCGCAATCAAAATGGGAAATCCGTAGCGTAGCATTTTCTTCCATAAACGAGCGTCAAATTCCCATTTGCGCAAGTAGATTTTACAAACTACCAGCAAAGTGAATGCACTTGCTGCCATCAATGCAATAAAGTAAAGCTCAACTTTATCGGCTGGAAGGTATTGGGCGAGTGCCGGCAAATCTGGCAGCCAAATTAAAAATATCGCCGTCATACCAACGGATATAATCACATTCACCATCTTGATCACCGCATATTTCATCGCTTTTCCCTGAGCACGCATCCATGCAAACGGGATGACCATCAAAGTATCAAAAGCTAGAATCCCGATCACCCATTTCCAATAATCAGCGGACTTGCCCGACCATTCCGCAATTTGATCCAAGCCTAGAAACGCCAGCACAACAAATGCAATCGTGGTAGCTAGCAGCGAAATAAGTCCTGTACTAATGACTTTGTTGTCGTTCTCGCTTTCGCGAAAGCGGAAAAACGCCGTCTCCATACCATAAGTCAACACCACGTTTGCTAAAATAATCCATGAAAAAATGATGGAAACCTCGCCAAAAGCGGTTTTGCTAGGCAAGTATTCAGTCAACAATAGCGTAAGGAGAACCGTCAGTAATCTGGGCAGGACCGTTGCCAGACCATACACAAAGGTGTGTTTAAAAAGACGGTTGATGGAACTCAAAGACAGTTGGTTTAGAGGCTCAAAGGTACAATTAAGGCTGCATTTCCAAGATGGAAATGCAGCCCGGTATTTTTTATGAAAGATTGTACTTATTGAGGTTTTGACGGCAAGTCCATTGCCGATTTCCTGGCAACACCTATAAATTTAGTATGATACGTTTTGCCGTTCCTAATAAACTTGACCACCATCTCATCATCCTTTAATTTAAAAGGGAAATCCTTTCTTACAGTTGGCGCCTGATTCCCATATTCCTTTTTAGGATCTAGGTTCATGTTGGCATCTGGTGTGCTGTTGAAATCCGTTTTGAATCGGGCCACCAGATCATTCGTCGTTGAGTCAATCACCTCAATATCATCCGTAATCATTCCTTGAAAATAGATCCTATCAATATTGTCGGCTTTGATATCCAGTCCAGGCATAAAAAGATTCACGCCACTACCAGAACCAGGAATACCACCAGTCCATGACTGTGCATATGGCTGTCGGCCATTTTCAAAAGGTCCAACCGTGCTATCGATTTTTTGAGAACAACAACTCGAGGTAAGAACGACAAAAGCAAATAAACTCAAGAATTTCATAGGGCAATTTTTGTGATAGGATTCAACGACTGTGCCGTTCTATAAAGGTAGCGCATTCTCCTATCTTTGTATAAAACGCTCCCATGAAACTTTATCTGGTCCCAACGCCCATTGGTAACCTTGCAGACATGACCTATCGTGCGGTCGAGGTGTTGAACAGCGTAGACCTCATCCTTGCAGAGGATACTAGAACCAGCGGGAAATTACTGAACCACTACGGCATCAAAACACCCATGTTGTCTTACCATATGCACAACGAGCACAAGATATCAGACAGCATAGTTTCTAGAATTCAAGGTGGAGAAACCATGGCACTCATCACAGACGCTGGAACACCTGGAATAAGTGATCCTGGGTTTTTACTTTCGCGAAAGCTGATTGCCGCAAATCTAGAGCTCGAATCCTTGCCTGGTGCGACTGCCTTTGTTCCGGCACTGGTCTGTTCTGGCTTGCCCAGTGATAAATTTGTTTTTGAAGGGTTCCTACCCGTCAAAAAAGGACGTCAGACCAGACTAAAAGAAATCGCCGAAGAAACCAGAACCATCATTTTCTATGAGTCACCGCACAAGCTCCTCAAAACCCTAACCGATTTCCAAACCCATTACGGCGCCGATCGACAGATCTCGGTTTCGAGAGAAATTACCAAAATGTTTGAAGAACACTACCGCGGCAGTGTTGTAGATGCGATTCAATACTTTACCGATAACAAGCCTAGAGGTGAGTTTGTGGTAGTTTTAGGTGGGGCCGATTCTAAATAGTCATCTCACCTTTGAGAACAATTCTTGCATTACCAGTAATCAAAATCTGCTGATCATTCAAAACCTCAACCTCTAAAATCCCAGTTCTAGCCGAGCATTGAAAGGCACGCAATTTTGTTTTGCCGAATTTCTTACTCCAATAACCAGTCAAAAAAGTATGTGTCGCTCCAGTCACTGGATCCTCATCGCCGCCACTCCATGGCCAGAAATACCTGGACTCAAAATCTAAATCGGGTTGATTTGATTTTGCTGTGACAACAACTCCACTTATATCGTCAATGGAGGCTTTCATGACTGCAAAATCTGGTTTGAGATTTCTAAGCTCATTTGCATCTTCAAGCTCAATCATCAATTCCAGATTCTCATGATTGTAGCCGCTGTTGTTGATTTTCTTGATTCCCATAGCGTCCAACAAAGATTTTGGTACTTCTCGATCTATTATGCCGTAGTTTGGGAATTTCAAACTGACTTTTTCTCCATTTCTTAATGCCCGTAGCTCCAAACCAGAACTGGTTTGGAATTTGATCTCGTTCAAATCAGCATCTTGCTGAAATAAGATCTTTGCACTTGCTAATGTCGCATGACCACATAGCGGAATTTCCATAATCGGAGAAAAATACCTAATGCTATAAGAATCGCCTTGATCTTGTACAAACGCCGTTTCTGAAAGATTGACTTCAACCGCGATGGATTGCATCAAATCATTGGACAAACTTTCATCCAACAAACAAACACCTGCTGGGTTTCCTTTAAACGGCTCTCTGGCGAACGAGTCCACCATAAAATAGGGAATTGGCTTAGTCAACTTTATGCTCTTTAAATTTCAACTTCTCAGACCTTCCCTTTTTGAAAATATTGTTGCTGTTGTATTTACCAGCGCGCAATGCCTTTTGCTCTTCGTAGGGCAATTGAATGATCTCATGACATTCTGTGCTGCAGGTGTTCTCGTATCTGGATTTGCAATCTTCGCACTGGATAAATAGCAAATGACAAGCTTCATTGGCACAATTGGTATGCGTGTCACAAGGATTACCGCATTGATGGCAATTTGAAATGACCTCATCACTTATCTTCTCAGAAAGTCTGTGATCAAAAACAAAATTCTTCCCACGGAATTTGTTTTCCAATCCTTGCTCGGTTACCTGACGGTGATACTCAATGATTCCACCTTCCAGCTGATACACGTCTTCAAAACCTCGATGCTTGTAATAAGCACTCGCTTTCTCACAACGTATGCCGCCGGTACAATACATAACCAGCTTCTTATCTTTTTTATGCTCTTTGATTTCTTCCTCGATAATGTCTAGACTATCTCTAAAGGTATCCACATCTGGAGTCCAGGCATTTTCAAAATGCCCTATCTCACTCTCGTAATGATTGCGCATGTCCACCAGAATAGTATCTGGATCTGCGATGAGTTCATTGAATTTTGTAGCGTCGACGTGAACACCTTTATTGGTAACGTCAAAGGTCTCATCTTCCAATCCGTCAGCAACGATCTTGTTGCGCACCTTAACTTTAAGCTTTAAGAAACTCTCATTATCATGCTCGCGGGCAATGTTCAAACGAACATTTTCTAAGAAGTAAATTCCATCGAGGAACTCCTTGAATTCGTCAAATCGGTCGGCAGGAATGGAAAGCTGCGCATTAATACCCTCATGGGCGACGTAAATACGCCCAAGAACTTCTTGCGTATCAAACGCTACAAATAAATGGTTTCTAAATAATTGTGGATTCCCTATGCGGGCATACTGATAGAAAGAAATGGTGAGTCGCTCCTTGCCGGCCTCACGTATCAATTCGCGTCTTTCTTCAGCACTTAATTTGTTATACAGTTGCATGCTATAAACAGTCTTGTGTTGAATGTGCAAAGGTAAAAATAGTATTTAGATCGCTATGCTTTTAGTAGTTAGATCTTAGACGGGAAAGATTTGCGTTAGGGATTGCAGTGTAAATCCTTTTGAAGCTTTTTCTGCTTCAAAAGATTGTAGCGTAAAGCCCGACCACAATCTTGAGCATTAGCGAGAGTTTGTGGGAACGCCCGAATCATTATCATAATCATATTTTTTCTCACTTTCGCGAAAGCTCAACATATTACTTTCAATAGTTAATAACCATTATGTTATGGTATTGGAAAAGGTAGCGTCAACGCCTATTTTTGAGAAAAATTTGAAAATGGCAGACGATAAAGAAAAAGCAGCAAAGGAGAAAGCGCTCAAATTGACGCTGGACAAGCTGGATAAAGCATATGGTAAAGGAACGGTAATGAAGATGGGTGACCGTCAGGTGGTCGATGTAGAGGCAATTTCTACTGGATCGTTGGCACTCAATGCAGCCCTAGGTGTGGGTGGATATCCACGTGGTCGCGTGATTGAAATTTACGGACCAGAATCTTCTGGTAAAACAACACTGACCTTACACGCAATCGCAGAGGCTCAAAAAGCAGGCGGTATCGCCGCGTTTATTGATGCAGAGCATGCCTTTGATCGATTTTATGCAGAGAAACTAGGTGTAGATCTTGAAAACTTGATCATTTCCCAACCGGATCATGGTGAGCAAGCATTGGAAATTACAGAGAACTTAATTCGTTCTGGAGCTATTGACATTATAGTCATTGACTCGGTTGCTGCACTGACGCCTAAGAGTGAAATCGAAGGTGAGATGGGTGATTCTAAAATGGGATTGCACGCTCGTTTGATGTCTCAAGCTTTGAGAAAATTGACAGGAACGATTTCTAAAACGAACTGTACGGTGATTTTCATTAACCAATTGCGTGAAAAAATTGGTGTGATGTTCGGTAATCCAGAGACGACCACAGGTGGTAATGCTCTAAAGTTCTATGCGTCTGTACGTTTAGATATCAGAAGATCTACTCAAATTAAAGGCAGCGCTGGAGATGTTCAAGGAAACAAAACTAGAGTGAAAGTGGTGAAGAACAAAGTGGCACCACCATTCCGCACAGCAGAATTTGACATTTTGTACGGTGAAGGAATTTCTAAAATAGGCGAAGTAATCGATCTAGGTGTGGAATATGAAATCATCAACAAGGCTGGGTCTTGGTTCTCTTATGAAGACACTAAGCTAGGTCAAGGCCGTGATTCCGTAAAAGCTATACTTCAAGACAATCCAGATTTAATGGATGAATTGGAACACAAAATCATGGCTTCTATTAAGGCATTGAATGTCTAATTGAGCTTTTTAATTTTATAGTAAAAACCGTTTGGCGATGCTAGGCGGTTTTTTTGTTTATTGACGCAACCTTTTGGAATTTAATGCATCTTATCATTGTAATAATTGATTGAATATGAAATGGAAATTAATTTTAATGCTGGGATTGGTGGCAGCCTCTTTTTCCTCTTGTGACATTGGAGAAAGCGAATTTGATACGAATATTCAGTATGAAATCGCTGCAGTCACAAATGTTGAAATGCCTGCGACTTTCAAATTTGGGGAGGTAAATGATATTGTGGTTCGATTTAACAACCCTTCCTCATGTCATTTTTTCTCAGGTTTTGATGTGCGACCCAATTTGAATCAGCGTGAAGTAAGGGTGATTTTAGAAAATAGGAATAGTGCAGAATGTGACCGCCTTGCAGTACCACAAGAAGAGACCTTAGCCTTTACAGCTACCAGTAACGGTAGTTATGTTTTTAAGTTTTTCTCTGGTCTGGATGCTAACGGTCAACCTGAGTATCTAGAATATACGGTAGATGTAGTAGAATAGGATACCTTTAAATGTGGTTCAAGAACAACTTATTCAGCAGTGCAAGAAGGGTGATCGTAAAGCTCAAAAAGAGCTTTACGATAGGTATTCTAATGCCTTGTTTGGATGTTGTTTGAAATATGCGCCTAATTACCAAGAAGCACAGGATGTGCTCCAAGATAGTTTTATAACCATCTTTAAAAAAGTAGGGCAGTTTAAAGGAGAAGGTTCTTTTGAAGGATGGTTAAAAAGAATAGCTATTAATACGGCTTTACAGCAATATAGAGGAAAGAAAGTGTATCAGC of the Nonlabens marinus S1-08 genome contains:
- a CDS encoding lipopolysaccharide biosynthesis protein — its product is MSSINRLFKHTFVYGLATVLPRLLTVLLTLLLTEYLPSKTAFGEVSIIFSWIILANVVLTYGMETAFFRFRESENDNKVISTGLISLLATTIAFVVLAFLGLDQIAEWSGKSADYWKWVIGILAFDTLMVIPFAWMRAQGKAMKYAVIKMVNVIISVGMTAIFLIWLPDLPALAQYLPADKVELYFIALMAASAFTLLVVCKIYLRKWEFDARLWKKMLRYGFPILIAGIAFAINETFDKILLEWLLIDDATAQVGVYTACYRVAVGMTLFATAFKLGIEPFFFSESKSKNATATYAMITKMFVVLGSIALITYTVFVDVIKRAIIAEEYWEALNIVPVILVAYLFFGIYQTLSVWYKVTDRTSYGAWISVLGAAITIGLNIWLIPIIGYMASALTTCAAYGLMMIVSYLLGRKHYHIPYEVGNMLLYLAISIGSTVFFFYGIREYFGANTWQMYLSGITLAAIVSLFILGRERNFIKTLLKKT
- the rsmI gene encoding 16S rRNA (cytidine(1402)-2'-O)-methyltransferase; the encoded protein is MKLYLVPTPIGNLADMTYRAVEVLNSVDLILAEDTRTSGKLLNHYGIKTPMLSYHMHNEHKISDSIVSRIQGGETMALITDAGTPGISDPGFLLSRKLIAANLELESLPGATAFVPALVCSGLPSDKFVFEGFLPVKKGRQTRLKEIAEETRTIIFYESPHKLLKTLTDFQTHYGADRQISVSREITKMFEEHYRGSVVDAIQYFTDNKPRGEFVVVLGGADSK
- a CDS encoding PhzF family phenazine biosynthesis protein, whose product is MTKPIPYFMVDSFAREPFKGNPAGVCLLDESLSNDLMQSIAVEVNLSETAFVQDQGDSYSIRYFSPIMEIPLCGHATLASAKILFQQDADLNEIKFQTSSGLELRALRNGEKVSLKFPNYGIIDREVPKSLLDAMGIKKINNSGYNHENLELMIELEDANELRNLKPDFAVMKASIDDISGVVVTAKSNQPDLDFESRYFWPWSGGDEDPVTGATHTFLTGYWSKKFGKTKLRAFQCSARTGILEVEVLNDQQILITGNARIVLKGEMTI
- the trhO gene encoding oxygen-dependent tRNA uridine(34) hydroxylase TrhO → MQLYNKLSAEERRELIREAGKERLTISFYQYARIGNPQLFRNHLFVAFDTQEVLGRIYVAHEGINAQLSIPADRFDEFKEFLDGIYFLENVRLNIAREHDNESFLKLKVKVRNKIVADGLEDETFDVTNKGVHVDATKFNELIADPDTILVDMRNHYESEIGHFENAWTPDVDTFRDSLDIIEEEIKEHKKDKKLVMYCTGGIRCEKASAYYKHRGFEDVYQLEGGIIEYHRQVTEQGLENKFRGKNFVFDHRLSEKISDEVISNCHQCGNPCDTHTNCANEACHLLFIQCEDCKSRYENTCSTECHEIIQLPYEEQKALRAGKYNSNNIFKKGRSEKLKFKEHKVD
- the recA gene encoding recombinase RecA, whose product is MADDKEKAAKEKALKLTLDKLDKAYGKGTVMKMGDRQVVDVEAISTGSLALNAALGVGGYPRGRVIEIYGPESSGKTTLTLHAIAEAQKAGGIAAFIDAEHAFDRFYAEKLGVDLENLIISQPDHGEQALEITENLIRSGAIDIIVIDSVAALTPKSEIEGEMGDSKMGLHARLMSQALRKLTGTISKTNCTVIFINQLREKIGVMFGNPETTTGGNALKFYASVRLDIRRSTQIKGSAGDVQGNKTRVKVVKNKVAPPFRTAEFDILYGEGISKIGEVIDLGVEYEIINKAGSWFSYEDTKLGQGRDSVKAILQDNPDLMDELEHKIMASIKALNV